In the Sulfobacillus thermosulfidooxidans DSM 9293 genome, ATCACCGTATGCGGCGTCTGTTGCGCGGCTATGAAATGAAAACAACCAGTTAAGTCTAGCCATTTTTTCATCATTTTTGTCAAAAAGCTACCGTTCTGTCTGTTGTTTTGGCATAATGGTGAATTGTTAGAGTACTTTGACGAAACGCACCGTCGTGTCGACGGGGTGTACCGCACAGCGTATAATTTACTTGTGAATCCGGTCACGTAAATTTGAATTAGCTATTTTAGTTCCTAACCTTTAACCAGATGGCGGGGGTGTTGTATTGTTTACGCATTATACCGCGCTTTTGATTTATATCATCGTGGCCTTCCTTGTGGCCTTCGGCATGTCCTTTACGTCGGACTTGCTGGGACCTAAGGCGCCGGGCGGGTTGAAACGCACGACCTATGAGTCGGGAATCATTCCAGAGGCGCCGGTCGGATATTTTTCTGTGCGGTTTTATCGTGTCGCGATGTTTTTCATGATTTTTGATGTCGCTGTCATGGCGCTTTATCCATGGGCCATTAGTTTGACTAGCCTTCACCAAGCGGGATTCGTTAAAGCCCTAATCTTCTTAGTGGTCGTTGCTCTAGCGTTTGCTTACGTCTGGAATAAAGGAGGATTTCAATGGGATTAAACCTCACACAAAAAGAAGCCGAAAAATCCTTACTACTTACCACTGTGGAGAAAATGGGACGCTGGGCACAGAAATCCTCGGTGTGGCCTGCAACTTTCGGGTTAGCCTGCTGTGCTATCGAGATGATGAGTGTGACCAATTCCCGCTATGATTTAGCCCGATTTGGGGCCGAGGTCTTCCGGGCTTCCCCCAGGCAAGCCGACTTGATGATTGTTGCCGGACGTGTCAGCCAAAAGATGGCCCCCGTTCTAAGAACAATTTGGGAACAAATGCCCGAACCCAAATGGGTCATATCGATGGGAGCGTGTGCTTCCTCCGGGGGTGTGTTTGACAACTATGCCATTATTCAAGGCGTGGACCATGTGGTGCCCGTGGATATTTATGTTCCAGGGTGCCCCCCCAACCCCGAAGCATTGATGTTTGGGATCTTGAAATTGCAAGAACAAATTATGCAAGGGATTCCTCCTAAATATCAACGCCTTGCCATGGAGGGACACACGCCATGAACCATAATGACCCCGATATATTAGAACGTTTAGCTGGCGAGTTTCCTGATGCCTTTACGGTTGTGGAGGCGGTCGATCAGCCCACGATTTCCACATCACTTGAGCAACTACTCGCTGTCATGCAATATCTGCGAGATCAGGCTCAGTACCGCATTTGTCTTGATGTTTTGGCTGTAGATTACTTGCCAGACCGCCCACGTTTTGAATTGGTTTATCACTTGTACAATCCCTGGAAACATGCCCGTATACGGGTGAAGGTGCGCGCCGGGATTAATGAAAAAGTTCCGAGTGTCACACCACTGTGGCCAGGCGCCAATTGGCCAGAGCGTGAGGCGTATGACTTGTTTGGCATTGAGTTTGAAGGGCACCCCGATTTGCGCCGGATTTATTTACCGGATGACTGGGATGGGCACCCCTTGCGTAAAGATTATCCCTTAACAGGCACACGAGTTGATTGAGAGGTGACGATATGGCCACTGAAAAGCCTGAATTGCTAGAAACCTCGGAACGAAGTGACACCATGATTATTAATTTAGGGCCTCAGCATCCGAGTACGCACGGGGTACTGCGCGTGCGTCTTGAACTCGATGGAGAGCGGGTGGTGCATGCCGAGCCGGTGGTTGGATATCTGCATACAGGATTTGAAAAGACGGCGGAAAATCTAACGTATCAGCAGTGTAATACGATAACGGACCGGTTAGATTACCTGGCTCCGATGACGAATAACTTGGCGTATGTGTTAGCCGTAGAAAAATTGTTGAACGTGGAAGTGCCTAAACGCGCTCAATATATTCGTGTTCTGTTCGCGGAATTGACGCGCGTGGCCAGCCACTTAGTGTGGCTCGGCACCCATGTAATGGATTTAGGCGCGATGAGTTTATTTTTCTATACCATGCGGGAACGGGAAGTCATTTTAGATCTCATTGAAGCGGTTTCAGGAGTCCGCATGAACCCAAGCTATTTCCGCATTGGGGGACTAGCCTATGACCTTCCCGAAGGCTTTCATGAAAAAGTTTATGCCTTCATTAAAGATTTTCCGCGCTGGATGAAAACCTATCGTCATCTTTTTGACGGGAATCCCCTCATTAACGAGCGTCTTCAAGGTATCGCGGTATTGACACAGGAGGATGCTTTAGCGCTATCGGTAACCGGACCGAATTTGCGGGCCACGGGAATGCCCTTAGATTTGAGAAAAGATGAACCCTATTCATCTTATGAAGATTTTGAGTTTAATGTTCCAATTCGCACGGAATGTGATGCATACGCGCGGTTTTGGGTGCGTGTCGAAGAAATGTACGAATCGATGAAAATCATCGAACAAGCCATCGACAAAATTGAACCCAAAGGTCCTTATACCACGAGTGACCGAAAAATCAGCTTGCCTCCCCGAGAGGAGATTTACGGCAATATGGAGGCGTTGATTCATCAGTTCAAGTTGGTGACGCAAGGTTTTCCTGTGCCGGCTGGTGAGGTTTATCAGGGTATTGAAGGCCCGCGGGGCGAAATCGGATTTTATATTGTGTCAGATGGTGGATCGAAACCTTACCGGTGGCGGGCTCGGACCCCATCCTTTTACAACTTACAATCCCTGCCACAAATGTGTGAGGGGGGGCTTGTTGCCGACGTGATTACGGCTATTGGGAGCATAGACATAATGTTGGGGGATGTCGACAAATGAAGCCTGAATGGATAAAGTGGGCTGAAGAAGCCAAAGAGCAATTTCCGGAAGCCAATTCGAGTTTACTGCCACTTTTACACCGGATTCAACAGGCCGAGGGATGGTTGTCTGATGACACCATAGCGGATGTGGCTTCACTCCTTGGTTTAACCACCCAGTATGTTGAATCTGTGGCCTCATTTTATTCGTTGTTATACCGGGAAAAAGTCGGCAAGAATGTGATTCATGTCTGCGTCGGACTGTCTTGTGCATTAGCAGGGGCAGACAAGGTTATGGAAGAATTGGAGCATAAACTCGGGATTTCTGAAGGCCAGAGTACTCCCGATGGAGAGTATACATTATTAGAAGCGGAATGCCTTGCCGCTTGCAATCTGGCTCCCGTCGTCCAGCGCAACTTGCGCTACCATGGGCTGGTTAATACGGCCGAAAAATTGGATGCGCTGTTGACCGATGACGAAAAAGAGGTGACGTCGTGAGTCAGAAATATTACTTATTACGCAACCGGGAAATTCCCGATATTGATCAGATGCCCGTGTATCTTGCCAACGGTGGCTACCAGGCCTTACGCAAAGCATTGAATGACTTTAAGCCGGAAGAACTTGTCGAGTTGGTTAAGAAATCGGGACTCAGAGGACGAGGTGGCGCGGGCTTTCCTACTGGTATGAAATGGGGATTTTTGCCCAATGATGGCCGAAAACGATATTTAGTGGTCAATTCCGATGAAGCCGAACCGGGAACCTATAAAGACCGCGAAATTATTGAACGCAATCCTCATCAGCTTATTGAAGGAATTATTATCTCTAGTTACGCAACCAAAGCGCGGGAAGCTTATATTTATTGTCGCGGTGAGTTTCTCTTTGGGTCGGAACAACTGAAGCGCGCTGTGCAAGAAGCGTATGAACAGGGATTTCTTGGTGAAAACATTCTCGGATCAGGATTTTCTTTGGATCTGAAAGTGTATCGGGGCGCTGGTGCCTATATTTGTGGAGAAGAATCGGCTTTATTGGAATCCCTTGAAGGCAAGCGCGGTAATCCTCGTCTAAAGCCACCTTTTCCCGCCATTGCAGGGTTGTATGGCGGTCCAACGGTGGTCAATAATGTGGAAACAATCACCAATATCCCCGCGATTGTGACCTATGGAGCCGAATGGTACACCTCGATGGGAACCGCCAAAAGTCCCGGTTTAAAAATCTTTAGCGTGAGTGGGCGCGTCAATCGTCCGGACAATTATGAAATTCCGCTTGCCACTCCGCTTCGTACCCTGATTGAGGATTATGCCGGAGGTGTCTTGCCGGGTCGCAAGATTAAAGCGGTCATTCCCGGCGGCAGCTCGGTGCCCCTCCTGACACCCGATAAATTGGATACCCCCTTGGATTATGAATCCGTTTTGCAAGCGGGTTCCATGTTGGGTTCCGGAGGCTGTATAGTGCTCGATGATCAGGTGTGCATCGTAGGCGCCACCGCAAGACTCGTGAAATTCTATCGGGAAGAGTCTTGTGGCAAGTGTACCCCGTGCCGGGAAGGAACGTACTGGATGACCGATATTCTCGAACGGGTGGAACACGGTCTCGGCACACCTGCCGATCTCGACACGCTGTTAGATGTTGCCGACAATATCGGCGGAAAATGTTTCTGTCCACTTGGTGATGCCTCACTGGGTGTGCTGGTCAGTGCCATGAAATACTTCCGTGATGAGTTCGAAGCACATGTCTTTGAACACGCATGTCCGATGGGAGCGAAATTATATGATACGGTTAACCATTGATGGCCAAGAAGTCACCGTGCCGGAAGGCACTATGATTGTCGATGCCGCAGCCAAATTAGGCATTGACGTACCGATTTACTGCTATCATCAAGCTTTAGGTCCCTTAGGCGCATGTCGTATGTGCCTAGTGCAGGTCGAGAAAATGCCTAAACTGGTCACCGGCTGTACCACGGCAGTGGCTGAAGGTATGGTTGTGCATACCAAAGGCGACGTGGTTGAAAAAGGTCGAAAGGGTGTTCTCGAGTTTCTTTTAATTAATCACCCGCTAGATTGTCCGGTTTGTGACAAAGGTGGAGAATGTTATCTTCAAGATTATACATTTGAATATGGTCCGGGCCGGGGACGCTTTCAAGAGCCAAAGATTCAAAAAGTTAAAGATGGGCCCATTAACGAATTCGTGTTAATCGATCAAGAACGTTGTGTGTTGTGTCAACGCTGCGTACGTTATATGAACGAATATGTCGGCGAAGGCCAATTGTTGTTAGAAGGACGTGGTGTTGAAACAGTCGTAACAACGGTGAACCATGAGCCAGCAACCAGCGTGTTTACCGGGAATGTCATTGACTTGTGCCCGGTTGGGGCGTTATTGTCTGCACCGTATCACCACAAAGGTCGTCCTTGGAATATTGATCGGCAAACAACGATTTGTCCCCAATGTCCGGTCGGTTGCGCGAGTAAAATGACCACGCGGGAAAGCCATATCATCCGAATGGAAGGCCGGCCGATTCCAGAGCGGGACTGGGGCTTTTTATGTGACCGAGGACGTTTTGGCTATGACTTTGGGTATCATCCGTTGCGTGTTCTCGATTCAGTCGTCCATGGGGAGTCCTTATCCAGTGCTCAAGCGATGCGCGATACGGCTGAATGGATGAAGGAAACGCTGAGGGAATATGGATACGGCAGCATTGGCTTTATCCTAGGCGGACATTTTACCTCCGAGGAGGCGTATTGGATCAAACAATTTGCCCAGGAGGTTGTGCATAGTCCCGAGTTAGCCACGGTGCGCAATGTGCCAGGATATCTTCCTATGAGTTTAAATGGCACCTTTGAGGACATCGCCCAAAGTCATACCGTAGTTTTCGTCGGCGTTGATCCTTATGAGGCTGTACCGGTGGTTCATCTCAAGTTGCGAGACCGCTACAAACACTTTCCTGCACTTCAGGTCATTGGCGTCGGGCCGAGAAAATTAACCCGTCCAACCCTACCGGGAGAAAATTACATCGTGCCCAGCGAAGATGAAGCCGTGTTATTTGCTCAAGCATTATTTATGGCCAAAGAGGATGACCCTATCGCTCAAGGACTGGTGCAACAGGTGAAAGATTATCCTTTGCCAGTATCTGCCGATGTACTAAAAGCGTTTGGAGAATCACTTCTTAACTCGCCGTATTTAACGCTGTTATGGGATGGCGAAAATCCGGAGATGGAGCAAATCTTCATAGCTTTACGTAGCATGCGCGAAAACCCTACCGCCATCTTACCGACGTTTGGACCCATGAACTGGCGTGGTTATGAATGGGCTGGTATTCCCACTCGTTACGAAGCGGTGCAAGATTTATTGATGAAGGCCAAAAATGGGGAAATTCGCATGCTGATATTATGGGGCGCAGATTTATTACGTGACTTCCCCGACAAGGTCCTGGCGAAGGAGGCCTTAGAGGCTGTGGATTACGTGATTTCCGCTCAAATCCGGCCACCTTTGGATATGCCCTATGTCGATGCATTACTGCCG is a window encoding:
- a CDS encoding NADH-quinone oxidoreductase subunit A — its product is MFTHYTALLIYIIVAFLVAFGMSFTSDLLGPKAPGGLKRTTYESGIIPEAPVGYFSVRFYRVAMFFMIFDVAVMALYPWAISLTSLHQAGFVKALIFLVVVALAFAYVWNKGGFQWD
- a CDS encoding NADH-quinone oxidoreductase subunit B: MGLNLTQKEAEKSLLLTTVEKMGRWAQKSSVWPATFGLACCAIEMMSVTNSRYDLARFGAEVFRASPRQADLMIVAGRVSQKMAPVLRTIWEQMPEPKWVISMGACASSGGVFDNYAIIQGVDHVVPVDIYVPGCPPNPEALMFGILKLQEQIMQGIPPKYQRLAMEGHTP
- a CDS encoding NADH-quinone oxidoreductase subunit C, which gives rise to MNHNDPDILERLAGEFPDAFTVVEAVDQPTISTSLEQLLAVMQYLRDQAQYRICLDVLAVDYLPDRPRFELVYHLYNPWKHARIRVKVRAGINEKVPSVTPLWPGANWPEREAYDLFGIEFEGHPDLRRIYLPDDWDGHPLRKDYPLTGTRVD
- the nuoD gene encoding NADH dehydrogenase (quinone) subunit D, with translation MATEKPELLETSERSDTMIINLGPQHPSTHGVLRVRLELDGERVVHAEPVVGYLHTGFEKTAENLTYQQCNTITDRLDYLAPMTNNLAYVLAVEKLLNVEVPKRAQYIRVLFAELTRVASHLVWLGTHVMDLGAMSLFFYTMREREVILDLIEAVSGVRMNPSYFRIGGLAYDLPEGFHEKVYAFIKDFPRWMKTYRHLFDGNPLINERLQGIAVLTQEDALALSVTGPNLRATGMPLDLRKDEPYSSYEDFEFNVPIRTECDAYARFWVRVEEMYESMKIIEQAIDKIEPKGPYTTSDRKISLPPREEIYGNMEALIHQFKLVTQGFPVPAGEVYQGIEGPRGEIGFYIVSDGGSKPYRWRARTPSFYNLQSLPQMCEGGLVADVITAIGSIDIMLGDVDK
- the nuoE gene encoding NADH-quinone oxidoreductase subunit NuoE, producing the protein MKPEWIKWAEEAKEQFPEANSSLLPLLHRIQQAEGWLSDDTIADVASLLGLTTQYVESVASFYSLLYREKVGKNVIHVCVGLSCALAGADKVMEELEHKLGISEGQSTPDGEYTLLEAECLAACNLAPVVQRNLRYHGLVNTAEKLDALLTDDEKEVTS
- the nuoF gene encoding NADH-quinone oxidoreductase subunit NuoF is translated as MSQKYYLLRNREIPDIDQMPVYLANGGYQALRKALNDFKPEELVELVKKSGLRGRGGAGFPTGMKWGFLPNDGRKRYLVVNSDEAEPGTYKDREIIERNPHQLIEGIIISSYATKAREAYIYCRGEFLFGSEQLKRAVQEAYEQGFLGENILGSGFSLDLKVYRGAGAYICGEESALLESLEGKRGNPRLKPPFPAIAGLYGGPTVVNNVETITNIPAIVTYGAEWYTSMGTAKSPGLKIFSVSGRVNRPDNYEIPLATPLRTLIEDYAGGVLPGRKIKAVIPGGSSVPLLTPDKLDTPLDYESVLQAGSMLGSGGCIVLDDQVCIVGATARLVKFYREESCGKCTPCREGTYWMTDILERVEHGLGTPADLDTLLDVADNIGGKCFCPLGDASLGVLVSAMKYFRDEFEAHVFEHACPMGAKLYDTVNH
- a CDS encoding 2Fe-2S iron-sulfur cluster-binding protein; protein product: MIRLTIDGQEVTVPEGTMIVDAAAKLGIDVPIYCYHQALGPLGACRMCLVQVEKMPKLVTGCTTAVAEGMVVHTKGDVVEKGRKGVLEFLLINHPLDCPVCDKGGECYLQDYTFEYGPGRGRFQEPKIQKVKDGPINEFVLIDQERCVLCQRCVRYMNEYVGEGQLLLEGRGVETVVTTVNHEPATSVFTGNVIDLCPVGALLSAPYHHKGRPWNIDRQTTICPQCPVGCASKMTTRESHIIRMEGRPIPERDWGFLCDRGRFGYDFGYHPLRVLDSVVHGESLSSAQAMRDTAEWMKETLREYGYGSIGFILGGHFTSEEAYWIKQFAQEVVHSPELATVRNVPGYLPMSLNGTFEDIAQSHTVVFVGVDPYEAVPVVHLKLRDRYKHFPALQVIGVGPRKLTRPTLPGENYIVPSEDEAVLFAQALFMAKEDDPIAQGLVQQVKDYPLPVSADVLKAFGESLLNSPYLTLLWDGENPEMEQIFIALRSMRENPTAILPTFGPMNWRGYEWAGIPTRYEAVQDLLMKAKNGEIRMLILWGADLLRDFPDKVLAKEALEAVDYVISAQIRPPLDMPYVDALLPVATWGEVEGTYVNMEGRIALASAGVQPPGQSRPTKTYLVGWARLFKQVFGTEDLWDLFDDVAGDLIPRDQDMEQSRVVPITRPASSDDPALWRVIQGEWVFENGLPSEILEPRLTPFIARIHPDEAKILQIPEEGGYVDVITSFGTFTLGVRPDDAIPLRTLWVPRTSHYDWITDLHDVKGLSRREEVKSL